The following is a genomic window from Paenibacillus thiaminolyticus.
TCCAATCCGCCCGCATCCTCTTGTCTCCGGGGTGGAGACTGCCTGTCTGGTGGAAAATATCGAGCTTAAGCTGGAAACAAGTCATGAACCTGTGGAACCGGAGGAATGGTTCTCTTGTTTCAACCGTTTGACTTCTGCGGCAACAGGCATTTTGCATGCATGGGAGGAGGCGGATTTAATCCAGCTTCCGCTGGCGCAATGTCTTGCTCAACCGGTCGACCCGCTGTCGGAAGGGCCTGCACAGCTTTTGCCGGCGATCATCCGCAGCGGACTGACGCATGAAGAGGCGCGGAGGGAGGCGGGACTGGCGGGACTGGAAGCCTATGCCGCCCGTCTGATGCCGCTGCTGTTCCCTGGCTTGGCCTCCTCTCAGCGGGAGGACATCGGCATCGGGGCAGGCTGCTCCATCGCGGAAGCGGTTGAACGGGGAGTCAGAGCGTGTCTAACCACAGCATGGGGCAAGCGGATGCGAATGCTTCCTGACAAGCTGGCCGTGACACACATCGCATGCGGGCAGATCGAGGATGTGCGATGCCGATATTATTTACAGGCGCTGCGCATTGCAGAGGGGGAACCTCAGCTTGCCGTAGGCGAGCCGCTGCTCGGCTGTCCGGTCGTGTGGGTCCATTCCGGTTCCTCATGGTATGGCAGCGCAGACCTTGACCTCACCCTTGCTCTTCGCCAATCGTTGCAGAAGGCGTTGACGAAGACGGAGGGCGTGGCCTCTTCTTCTGTCATATGGAAGGCGGAGAAGGCGCGAGACATCGCAGTATCCAATAGCGATCCGCTCAAGCATGAGTCATCGATGTTAGCGGCCGTTCAGAGATTGAAGCAGCGCCATCAACGCCTTGAGGTGTTCGATATGCGGAGCGAATCTTTTCTGGGAACGGGACCGTTCGTGATATATGGAGTGCGACTCGGAGAGGAGGATTCCCCTTGAGTACTGTCGTTATCATTGGGGAGGGGATGCTTGCGGACATGGTGTGCCGACGATTGTCCGGCTTCTCCGTAGCCCGCAGATCGGATTTCAGTGAAGGTATTCCAGACGGCGCAGAGCTGGTGCTGGTCCTTCAGGAACAAGATAACTCCGACTTGCATCTTGAAGCGGATGCGGCGCTGCGGCCGCTCGGCATTCCTTGGTTATGCGCTTATGTATTTTTGGGAGAAGGGGTGGTCGGGCCGCTCATGCGCCCGGGAACGACCGGATGCTTCCAATGTGCAGAAACGCGGCTCTCATTGGCGGGAAGCAACCGCAAAGAGGTAGAGGAGATGCTGATGAAGCTGGTCACGCCGGATTATGTTCCTGATTTTGCGGCAGAGATATCCCCGGCGGGATTTCGGTATATGGCGCATATCATCGCGGAGGACACGGAGAAAGTGCTGCGGGGCGTCACAGCGAATGCGGAAGGACACATCTATATAATCAACTTCAGCAATTTGAGCGGCAGCCTCCATTATGTGCTGCCCAATGGGACTTGTCCGGTCTGCGGCCGCCTGCCGGATGATTCGCCGGAAGCGGCAGAAATAACGCTAAGGCCGTCCCCTAAGCTTCATAACAGCTACCGCTGCCGATCGATGAGCGAGTTACGGGAGAGCTTGTTCCAGGATTATTGGGACAGCCGCATCGGAATCTTGAATGATAAGAAGTTCGATCTCGTATCTGCCTTTGCCGGGGCGGCCGTCAATCTTCCACTAGGCTATTATGATGAGGTGACGGGAGGCCGCTCGCATTCGTATGCGGATAGCCAGCTCGCCGCGATATTGGAGGGGTTGGAGCGATTTTGCGGCACGACGCCCCGCGGCAAGCGAACGGTGGTCTTCGACAGCTATTCCCGGCTTAAGGATACGGCGATGGATCCGTCCAAGGCAGGGTTTCATGCGAGGGAGCAATTCGAGCTTCCGGACTTTTCGTTCACGCCGTTCGATCCTGAAGCTCCGATGGAGTGGGTGTGGGGATATTCGTTCCTGCAGGAACGTCCCATCCTCGTTCCCCATCTGTTAGCCTATTACAGCTTGGGCTACGGAGGGGGCTTTGTCTATGAGACCTCCAACGGGTGCGCCGTAGGAGGAAGCCTGGAAGAGGCGATTTTGTACGGGATTTTCGAGGTGGTCGAGCGAGATTCCTTCCTGATGACCTGGTATGCGAGGCTGCCTGTTCCGCGGCTCGATCCTGACTCGTCGGGAGACCGGGAACTGTCGATAATGCTTCATCGCTTGCGGGCGGTCACGGGATATGAGGTGTTGTTATACAATACGACGATGGAGAACGGTATTCCGAGCATATGGGCGATAGCGAAGGGAGGAGCGGAGCATCAAGTGAACCTGGTCTGTGCCGCAGGAGCTCATCTCGACCCGGTTCGGGCGGCCAAGGGGGCCATACATGAGCTCTCCGGCATCATCTCGATGACGGAAGAGCGATGGAGAAGGCGCAAGCCGGAAGCGGAATCCATGTTCAAGGATTCCTTCCAGGTGCAGCAAATGGAGGATCATGCCCTGCTGTACAGCCTGCCGCAAGCGGAGGAAAGACTCCGATTTTTGCTGGACGAACGGCGCCCTGTCCGAACCTTCGCTGAGGAGTTCCCCTCCGTGCCGATGCATACCGATTTGACGGATGATTTGCAACAGGTTCTTCAGGTGTTCCACAGCCTTGAGCTGGATGTTATTGTCGTCGATCAGTCGTCAAGCGAGACGCTCCGCAACGGGCTGCGCTGCGTGAAAGTGCTGATTCCGGGAATGCTGCCGATGACGTTCGGACATCATCTGCGCCGGTTGGAGGGCCTTGACAGGATCCTGGAAGTGCCGATGAGGCTTGGGTATGCCAATCGCCGGCTGACGCCGCAGGAGCTTAATCCTTATCCGCATCCGTTCCCGTAAGCGATGGTGGAAGCCCCACCGGATAGCGGGCAATGTGAGCTGATGCGGCACACACTCTCTTGACTCCTCCGTTGACAAGCGATTGAGCTATGGACAACGGTGGGGATTCCGCCTCCCTGACCGCGGTCAGGGAGGCGCCTACTCCCAATTTGGGCAACGATCGGAACATGCCAGCCATGGCATGTTTTTGGCGTGTGGACGATGCCGCTTAGGCCGATGCTCACCGCTGTGTCTCCATCGCCAGCCCAATGTCCCGCATCGGATTGACACCATGCACCATTTCCTCCTCCGATAGGCGTGGGAAATAAAAGTATGCGCCGTAACGGATGGAGCCGGAGGGGCCGCTATTTCCCGGCTCGACGGCAGTCTCTTGTCTATCACGAGCACGCCCGAGGCAATACAGTCGCGAATGGCATAATAGAGCGCGAGGCGCTTGGTAGGATACTTTTGGGTGTAGATATGGTAAGGTATATGAAATTGCATGTCGGGATCCTAAATAAAGAGATGTCAGGGCGAAGCCGGAGGGAGAAGAGCGTATGCGCAGACAAGAATTTGAAATGATGGACAGGGAGGAGACGGAACAATTTTTACAGGAGATGAGCTTCGGCATACTGGGAACGATCCATCCGGATGGCTGGCCTGAGCTTACTCCGCTTAATTTTGTTTATCATAAGGAGTGTTTGTATTTCCATGGCAGCGTGGCCGGACAAAAAATGAAAAATATAAAAGCCGACCAGAGAGTGACGTTTGCCGTAGCCAAAGAATACGCCATCGTTCCGTCCTATTTCACGGATCCGGAGCTGGCCTGCCCGGCGACCGCTTTTTTTAAGTCCGTGCTTATTAAGGGGCATGCGGAAATTTTGACGGATCTTACGGAAAAAGCGGAGGCGTTATCAGCATTTATGCGCAAGCTTCAGCCGGAAGGGGGCTATGTGCCGATCGATCCGGAAGACCCGGCTTATACCGGGCGGATCAAAAGCACCTCCGTTGTTCGGATCACGGTTCATGACCTGTCAGCCAAGTATAAATTCGGGCAAAACATGAAGCCGTCCGCTTACGAAAAAGTCACCGCGGGCTTGCTTGAGCGGGATAAGGGGCTGGACCGGGATACGGTGGTCCTGATGGAAGCCTTGTGTCCGCATCATCGAAAAAATGGCGGCGACTAAGAAATAAGCAAGGCGGAGGGAAACGGATAAACCGATACAAAGATGCCTACTACCCGGCAGATAATCCGCTACGGACGGATTGGTCTTGCCGGGTACGTGCGTTGCACA
Proteins encoded in this region:
- a CDS encoding TOMM precursor leader peptide-binding protein; its protein translation is MSTVVIIGEGMLADMVCRRLSGFSVARRSDFSEGIPDGAELVLVLQEQDNSDLHLEADAALRPLGIPWLCAYVFLGEGVVGPLMRPGTTGCFQCAETRLSLAGSNRKEVEEMLMKLVTPDYVPDFAAEISPAGFRYMAHIIAEDTEKVLRGVTANAEGHIYIINFSNLSGSLHYVLPNGTCPVCGRLPDDSPEAAEITLRPSPKLHNSYRCRSMSELRESLFQDYWDSRIGILNDKKFDLVSAFAGAAVNLPLGYYDEVTGGRSHSYADSQLAAILEGLERFCGTTPRGKRTVVFDSYSRLKDTAMDPSKAGFHAREQFELPDFSFTPFDPEAPMEWVWGYSFLQERPILVPHLLAYYSLGYGGGFVYETSNGCAVGGSLEEAILYGIFEVVERDSFLMTWYARLPVPRLDPDSSGDRELSIMLHRLRAVTGYEVLLYNTTMENGIPSIWAIAKGGAEHQVNLVCAAGAHLDPVRAAKGAIHELSGIISMTEERWRRRKPEAESMFKDSFQVQQMEDHALLYSLPQAEERLRFLLDERRPVRTFAEEFPSVPMHTDLTDDLQQVLQVFHSLELDVIVVDQSSSETLRNGLRCVKVLIPGMLPMTFGHHLRRLEGLDRILEVPMRLGYANRRLTPQELNPYPHPFP
- a CDS encoding pyridoxamine 5'-phosphate oxidase family protein; the protein is MRRQEFEMMDREETEQFLQEMSFGILGTIHPDGWPELTPLNFVYHKECLYFHGSVAGQKMKNIKADQRVTFAVAKEYAIVPSYFTDPELACPATAFFKSVLIKGHAEILTDLTEKAEALSAFMRKLQPEGGYVPIDPEDPAYTGRIKSTSVVRITVHDLSAKYKFGQNMKPSAYEKVTAGLLERDKGLDRDTVVLMEALCPHHRKNGGD